Proteins encoded together in one Thermovirga sp. window:
- a CDS encoding lytic transglycosylase domain-containing protein, which translates to SIPLAYLLARSDPIPRTLLEGLYPRARERDVTAASARFGVDPLDIWAIMRRESAFDEEAYSSAGAMGLMQLMPPTARENALLLGEKEGEYFDPAKNILLGAHHFSRLTRIFDRIEFAVAAYNAGQGAVGRWLPPKGPIEEWVEDIPYGETREFVRQVMANRYVYRAMYPDIAKKGDQLQ; encoded by the coding sequence TCAATCCCGCTGGCGTACCTGCTTGCCCGGTCCGACCCCATCCCTCGCACGCTCCTGGAGGGGCTCTACCCGAGGGCCAGGGAAAGGGATGTGACGGCGGCCTCCGCCAGGTTCGGCGTCGATCCCTTGGATATTTGGGCCATCATGCGCCGTGAGAGCGCCTTCGACGAGGAGGCGTACAGCAGCGCCGGCGCCATGGGCCTGATGCAGCTGATGCCACCCACCGCCAGGGAAAACGCGCTGTTGCTCGGTGAAAAGGAGGGCGAATATTTCGATCCCGCCAAGAACATCCTCTTGGGTGCTCATCACTTTTCCAGGTTGACGCGAATATTTGATAGGATCGAGTTCGCCGTGGCCGCCTACAATGCCGGCCAGGGGGCCGTCGGGAGATGGCTTCCGCCCAAGGGACCGATCGAGGAATGGGTGGAGGATATTCCTTACGGGGAGACCAGGGAATTCGTACGCCAGGTCATGGCGAACAGGTATGTTTACAGGGCAATGTACCCTGATATCGCGAAAAAGGGGGATCAACTGCAATGA
- a CDS encoding YbaK/EbsC family protein, which yields MDPVERVRAFLNEAGYRGEIHFSQETIRTVEDASRSVGAPPEEILKTLVLLADGKPVIALMSGPNRIDLKKVKIFLEARKVSMARAEWVLEHMGFEVGGVPPVGFPSLPCALIDEDLFRFQKVWAAAGTEHSFFPVNPRDLAGYIGGIEADIKKEV from the coding sequence GTGGATCCCGTGGAAAGGGTTCGGGCCTTCCTGAACGAAGCGGGTTATCGGGGCGAGATCCATTTCAGCCAAGAGACCATAAGGACCGTGGAAGACGCCTCCAGAAGCGTGGGGGCACCGCCCGAGGAGATTTTGAAGACCCTCGTCCTCTTGGCCGACGGCAAACCAGTTATCGCCCTGATGTCGGGGCCGAACAGGATAGACCTGAAAAAGGTGAAGATCTTCCTTGAAGCCAGGAAGGTTTCCATGGCAAGGGCGGAGTGGGTCCTGGAGCACATGGGTTTCGAGGTGGGCGGTGTCCCCCCGGTGGGGTTTCCTTCACTGCCCTGTGCACTGATAGATGAGGATCTTTTTCGTTTCCAGAAGGTGTGGGCGGCCGCTGGAACGGAACACAGCTTCTTTCCCGTCAACCCAAGAGACCTGGCGGGCTACATAGGCGGGATCGAGGCGGATATAAAGAAGGAGGTTTAA